A stretch of the uncultured Desulfobacter sp. genome encodes the following:
- a CDS encoding ATP-binding protein has translation MKNVLKKEYLIIPLVFVLISVLVAGYNVHVIVDVQKKHIFELLSHQVGISGRNLQGFADEFEEDFQYALTTIPFHELLSREKPNYDLMNQVRRFYSKYQNILYSVQVYNSSVFRELYNSESNYFSLTEIRENDSPRVSVDGTVCRLEMDTLYFLSDIRKDGKKVGAIEFRMNFPRIIYNELRKSHIGREVWPWCVDKGGRIIIFLVEQRSVSESKRRVEGIKPIVNDIADNYLGQQIHTISLNGEKTQVFSAYYPISIFGEQVGVVLSVGENEWLAGVKTKMAAIIGSFLLIIVLVIVVFLFILGKRIAAELNLKKSEAKITKILENIQAGVLIIDKKRRTIEFANTLAAGMAGTTVGELIGESCLHLACPNEKEASSGTDKDEDIDRSESVLLTADGYQRDILKTVIPLEYEGRESFLETFVDITDLKKQTALANELAEKATAASLAKSRFLANMSHEFRTPMNHIIGMSHLALDTQLSSEQKSYLIKIRQAAEGLMIILNSVLDYSSIDTGRMAVKKAAFQFSTIMSEVKKQVLSQFLGQKKLNVLFDLDPKIPEALLGDSSKLKQVLLNLAGNAVKFTDSGQVVITASLEKQTPQRVMLHFSVRDTGIGISADQLDTLFDAFTQADTSNTRNYGGTGLGLAVTKRLVELMQGKLAVQSAPGKGSKFFFSVTFEVDRAVEKKQGPDVALGLDLQAALDRLGGDQALLEKALLTFHNHHHKDMEKLNGALIKGDREAAGRIVHKLKGSVGMIGALGLSAAFVALEDALKDGAEQLDSHLERVSLGMSQVLSAIGDRLEDVFIDTAEVVTSPIDVDTVLPLLKSFEAYLMDSDIEAMEKLDEIKTALKGTSIMEALDKVEKQLQQYDFEGALSAYYEVLSVMERDSHGRSGQ, from the coding sequence TTGAAAAACGTTTTGAAAAAAGAATACCTGATCATTCCTCTTGTGTTTGTGCTTATTTCGGTTTTAGTCGCCGGATACAATGTGCATGTGATTGTTGATGTCCAAAAAAAGCACATTTTTGAACTGCTGTCGCACCAGGTGGGGATCAGCGGCCGGAATCTTCAAGGCTTTGCCGACGAATTTGAAGAGGACTTTCAGTACGCCCTTACCACCATTCCATTTCATGAATTGTTGAGCCGGGAGAAACCCAATTATGATTTGATGAACCAGGTGCGGCGTTTCTATTCGAAATATCAGAACATCCTATACTCTGTTCAGGTGTACAACTCATCGGTTTTCCGTGAATTGTACAACAGTGAAAGCAATTATTTCTCCCTCACCGAAATCCGTGAAAACGACTCGCCAAGGGTGAGTGTTGATGGAACGGTTTGCCGTCTGGAAATGGACACGCTTTATTTTCTCAGTGATATTCGAAAGGACGGAAAAAAAGTCGGGGCCATTGAATTTCGGATGAATTTTCCCCGGATCATTTACAATGAATTGAGAAAAAGTCATATTGGTCGAGAGGTCTGGCCCTGGTGCGTTGACAAGGGCGGGCGAATCATCATTTTTTTGGTGGAGCAGCGCAGCGTCTCTGAATCAAAACGGCGAGTGGAAGGCATAAAACCCATTGTTAACGATATTGCGGACAACTATCTTGGTCAACAGATTCATACAATTTCTTTAAACGGAGAAAAGACTCAAGTGTTCTCCGCCTACTACCCCATCAGCATATTCGGCGAACAAGTGGGCGTTGTTCTTTCCGTGGGTGAAAATGAATGGCTCGCCGGTGTGAAAACAAAAATGGCGGCCATTATTGGCAGCTTTTTGCTGATCATCGTTTTGGTGATCGTCGTTTTTCTTTTTATTTTAGGGAAACGGATTGCCGCCGAGTTGAACCTGAAAAAAAGCGAAGCAAAGATAACAAAAATACTTGAGAATATACAGGCGGGTGTTCTGATCATTGATAAAAAACGGCGTACCATCGAATTTGCCAATACGCTTGCCGCGGGTATGGCTGGAACAACAGTAGGGGAGCTGATTGGAGAGTCCTGTCTCCACCTGGCCTGCCCCAATGAAAAGGAGGCGAGTTCCGGTACGGATAAGGACGAGGACATTGATCGGTCCGAGAGTGTTCTGCTGACAGCTGACGGTTACCAGCGCGATATCCTGAAAACAGTCATTCCATTGGAATATGAGGGCAGGGAAAGCTTTTTGGAGACATTTGTGGATATTACGGATTTAAAAAAGCAGACAGCGCTGGCCAATGAACTTGCCGAAAAGGCCACTGCGGCCAGCCTTGCTAAAAGCCGGTTTCTGGCCAATATGAGCCATGAGTTCAGAACCCCCATGAACCACATTATCGGTATGTCCCATCTGGCCTTGGATACGCAATTGAGTTCTGAGCAAAAAAGTTACCTGATAAAGATCCGCCAGGCTGCTGAGGGCCTGATGATTATCCTCAATTCCGTATTGGATTATTCCAGCATCGATACCGGAAGAATGGCGGTAAAAAAGGCGGCGTTTCAATTCAGCACAATCATGTCCGAGGTGAAAAAACAGGTTTTATCTCAATTTTTGGGGCAAAAAAAATTGAATGTCCTGTTCGATCTTGATCCGAAGATCCCAGAAGCGCTTTTGGGGGATAGCTCTAAGCTGAAACAGGTGTTGCTCAATCTGGCCGGAAATGCCGTAAAGTTCACGGACAGCGGCCAAGTTGTCATCACGGCCTCACTGGAAAAACAGACTCCCCAGAGGGTAATGCTTCATTTTTCGGTGCGGGACACAGGTATCGGCATCTCCGCCGACCAGTTGGATACGCTGTTTGATGCATTCACACAGGCAGACACTTCCAATACCCGAAATTATGGGGGGACAGGTTTGGGGCTGGCCGTTACCAAGCGACTTGTTGAACTGATGCAGGGTAAACTGGCTGTGCAAAGCGCCCCCGGAAAAGGGAGCAAATTTTTCTTTTCCGTGACATTTGAAGTGGATCGTGCCGTTGAAAAAAAACAAGGGCCGGACGTTGCGCTAGGATTGGACTTGCAGGCCGCATTGGACAGGTTGGGTGGAGATCAAGCGCTTCTCGAAAAGGCGTTGTTAACGTTCCACAATCATCATCACAAGGATATGGAAAAGCTTAATGGGGCGCTGATCAAAGGAGACAGGGAGGCGGCAGGTCGTATTGTGCACAAACTGAAAGGATCTGTGGGAATGATCGGCGCTTTGGGGCTCAGTGCAGCCTTCGTTGCCCTGGAGGACGCCTTAAAAGATGGCGCTGAACAACTCGATAGCCACCTGGAGAGGGTGTCCTTGGGGATGTCGCAGGTTTTGTCGGCTATCGGCGACCGATTGGAAGATGTTTTTATCGATACGGCAGAGGTGGTCACTTCTCCCATTGATGTCGACACCGTGTTGCCCCTGTTAAAATCGTTCGAGGCATACTTGATGGACAGCGATATTGAGGCAATGGAGAAGTTGGATGAAATTAAAACCGCTTTGAAAGGCACTTCGATTATGGAGGCATTGGACAAGGTGGAAAAGCAGTTGCAGCAATACGATTTTGAAGGCGCACTTTCAGCCTATTATGAGGTTTTGTCTGTGATGGAAAGGGACTCGCATGGAAGATCAGGTCAGTAA
- a CDS encoding HD domain-containing phosphohydrolase, giving the protein MEDQVSKRTILIVEDSLENIDVLAGILRKDYRLKIAISGEKALRIVANGDAPDLILLDIQMPGIDGYEVCRRLKEDPVTRQIPVIFVTALSSVKEEEKGFALGCVDYIIKPVSPPIVRQRIKTHMALYDQNRILEEKVGQRTQQLRNAFLRIKESSLETIHILSKAAEYRDEDTGSHIYRIGNYSAVIAGEMGLSEKIVESILYAAPMHDVGKIGIPDSILLKPEALTADEFNIMKQHTLIGAKILENSKTEFIRLGEVIALTHHEWWNGKGYPSGLKEKEIPLEGRIVAVADVFDALTTKRPYKKPFSLDDSFRIIEENRGLQFDPEVVDAFFSIKDEILKIREKYKDD; this is encoded by the coding sequence ATGGAAGATCAGGTCAGTAAACGGACAATTTTGATCGTCGAAGACAGTTTGGAAAATATCGATGTCCTGGCAGGTATTTTGCGCAAAGATTACCGGCTTAAAATCGCCATCAGTGGTGAAAAGGCGCTACGTATTGTGGCGAATGGGGATGCGCCGGATCTTATCCTTCTGGATATTCAGATGCCCGGTATAGACGGCTATGAAGTTTGTCGCCGATTGAAGGAAGATCCGGTCACACGGCAAATTCCGGTCATTTTTGTTACCGCGCTTTCCAGCGTCAAGGAGGAGGAAAAAGGGTTTGCCCTGGGGTGTGTGGATTACATCATCAAGCCGGTCAGTCCGCCCATCGTCCGGCAGCGGATAAAAACCCACATGGCCCTTTACGATCAGAATCGAATATTGGAAGAAAAAGTGGGCCAAAGGACACAGCAACTGAGAAATGCTTTTTTGCGAATCAAGGAGAGCTCTCTTGAGACGATTCACATTCTTTCAAAGGCCGCTGAATACAGGGATGAGGACACGGGGTCCCATATCTATCGCATAGGTAACTACTCCGCAGTCATTGCAGGGGAAATGGGGCTGTCCGAAAAAATCGTGGAATCCATCCTTTATGCCGCTCCCATGCATGATGTGGGAAAAATTGGTATTCCGGACAGTATCCTTCTCAAACCCGAGGCGCTGACGGCTGATGAGTTTAATATCATGAAGCAGCATACTTTGATCGGCGCAAAAATTTTGGAAAATTCGAAAACGGAATTTATCAGGTTAGGCGAGGTGATCGCCCTGACGCATCATGAATGGTGGAATGGAAAGGGATACCCAAGCGGACTTAAAGAAAAGGAAATACCACTTGAGGGAAGAATCGTCGCCGTGGCTGATGTTTTTGACGCACTGACCACGAAACGTCCTTATAAAAAACCTTTTTCCCTGGATGATTCTTTCCGGATCATTGAAGAAAACCGGGGGCTTCAGTTCGATCCGGAAGTTGTGGACGCTTTTTTTTCCATTAAGGACGAAATACTTAAAATCCGTGAAAAGTACAAAGATGATTAA
- a CDS encoding diguanylate cyclase: MRKTQYLFLAIIILMSVLAVYNARKNAAEYFIDDYSNRINLSYQFALKKTGIVADILYRQYEEAIGKMFYEYGRAISDEKFSIREKMLDTFMPVYENSQELGLRRLHFHLADGINLIRFHKPGMYGDPLMPFRKSIRLVNETQKFVSGFEAGRFWTGFRFIYPVFFNGQFLGSVEMGFDFDAIKREMSTYTLSSSIMTLKKNIIKKTLLNKKEIKNYQTCKINHNFIVEKNYRPLLSKHLEQCKWLYANISDVSQRMDTLMPFNQVIRKNNAFNLIHFLSIKDIAGNRVGYIITVIQDIDAPPLSYFFYAKIVIGAAGLILLMLYWNNRINKLNKALKQKSEKLKTLSITDALTGQYNRFKTEEVLLNEFERFERYGEKICVLLLDIDKFKAVNDTFGHDFGDKVLTEFSSLVSQNLRRVDVLGRWGGEEFIVICPGTSLENGGKVAENLRSMVQGHCFAPVPEVTVSIGVSAFHENDHAYTDAVKRADNALYRSKRTGRNRVCSMTCDSQAAECL, translated from the coding sequence TTTAAGTTATCAATTTGCCCTAAAAAAAACAGGTATTGTGGCGGACATATTGTATCGCCAGTACGAAGAGGCCATCGGCAAAATGTTTTATGAATATGGCAGGGCAATTTCTGATGAAAAATTCAGTATAAGAGAAAAAATGCTGGATACATTCATGCCTGTATATGAAAATTCCCAGGAACTGGGGCTCAGGCGCCTTCACTTTCATCTGGCCGATGGCATCAATCTGATTCGATTCCACAAACCGGGAATGTACGGGGACCCGCTGATGCCTTTTAGAAAAAGTATTCGGCTTGTAAATGAGACGCAAAAATTCGTTTCCGGATTTGAAGCCGGCCGGTTTTGGACGGGATTCAGGTTTATTTATCCTGTTTTTTTTAATGGACAATTTCTGGGCTCCGTGGAAATGGGATTTGATTTTGATGCAATTAAACGTGAAATGTCTACGTATACCCTCAGTAGCTCCATCATGACCTTAAAAAAAAATATAATTAAAAAAACACTCTTGAATAAAAAAGAAATCAAAAATTATCAAACTTGCAAAATCAATCATAATTTCATCGTTGAAAAAAATTATCGGCCGCTACTTAGTAAACACCTTGAACAGTGCAAATGGCTTTATGCCAATATCAGTGATGTAAGCCAAAGAATGGACACCCTAATGCCGTTTAACCAAGTAATTCGAAAGAATAACGCATTCAATTTGATCCATTTTTTATCGATAAAAGACATTGCGGGCAATAGAGTGGGTTATATTATTACCGTTATACAAGATATTGATGCCCCGCCGCTTTCTTACTTTTTTTATGCAAAAATCGTTATTGGGGCCGCAGGCCTGATATTATTGATGCTATACTGGAACAATCGAATCAATAAATTAAATAAAGCGTTAAAACAAAAATCGGAGAAACTCAAGACACTTTCCATTACAGACGCCCTGACAGGACAGTATAACAGATTCAAAACAGAAGAGGTCCTGCTCAATGAATTTGAGCGGTTCGAACGATACGGTGAAAAGATTTGTGTGCTTTTGCTGGATATTGATAAGTTTAAGGCAGTCAATGATACCTTTGGACACGATTTTGGCGATAAAGTACTAACCGAATTTTCTTCTCTGGTCAGCCAAAATTTAAGGCGCGTTGATGTACTTGGCCGGTGGGGAGGAGAGGAATTTATCGTAATCTGCCCAGGGACATCCCTGGAAAATGGCGGCAAGGTCGCTGAGAATCTAAGATCCATGGTTCAAGGACACTGTTTTGCGCCTGTGCCTGAAGTCACGGTCAGTATTGGTGTCAGTGCTTTCCATGAAAACGACCATGCATACACGGATGCTGTGAAGCGGGCTGACAATGCCCTGTATAGGTCAAAGCGCACCGGCAGAAACCGTGTATGCAGCATGACATGTGACTCACAAGCTGCCGAATGCCTCTAA